TGCACGTGCCCGCCGACCTGGCGGTCGGTGACCTCGTCGAGCTTGCCCTCGTCGGCGCGGAGGGCCCCGACCTGCGTGCCGTGCCCGTCGACGCGCTCGCTGCGACCGGAGCCGCCGCCACGTGAGCGAGGCCGCCCCCGAGCACCCCGGCTACACGTTCGGCCCGAGCGCGCTGGTCACCCCCGCCAACGCCGTCACCGTGGCCCGGCTGCTCGCTGCTCCCGTTTACGTCCTGATGCTCGTCGTCTGGGGTGCGTCCTGGGTCAACGTGATCGTCGGCTTCCTTCTCGCCGCCAGCGACGGGCTCGACGGCTACATGGCGCGTCGCCACGGCACCACCCGCTCGGGCGCCTTCCTCGACCCCCTCGCCGACAAGGCCGTCGTCCTCGGCGCGCTCATCACGTTGGCCGCCCAGGGCCACCTGCCCTGGCTTCCTGTCGGCCTCATCGCGGCGCGCGAGGCCGGCATGCAGGGCTACCGCTCGTGGGTCGGGCGCCGTGGGGTGTCCATCCCCGCCCGCAACACCGCCAA
This DNA window, taken from Acidimicrobiia bacterium, encodes the following:
- a CDS encoding CDP-alcohol phosphatidyltransferase family protein — encoded protein: MSEAAPEHPGYTFGPSALVTPANAVTVARLLAAPVYVLMLVVWGASWVNVIVGFLLAASDGLDGYMARRHGTTRSGAFLDPLADKAVVLGALITLAAQGHLPWLPVGLIAAREAGMQGYRSWVGRRGVSIPARNTAKLKTFVQDLAVGVCIIPPLAHQHGLQLAMIWLACALTLYTGAEYLLDGRRAMQRPVAS